Proteins from a single region of Paenibacillus sp. BIHB 4019:
- a CDS encoding GNAT family N-acetyltransferase, with translation MTTRLVQNQEDRNAVFEVRRSVFVDEQGVPAANEYDEFEDTAQHLLALSDQVPVGAGRIRVVGGAAKLERICILAEYRKLGIGKIIVEAMEQAAAAQGLTAAKLNAQTHAEGFYSKLGYRTVSEIFLEEGMPHVTMTKQLV, from the coding sequence ATTACTACACGTCTGGTTCAAAATCAGGAAGACCGGAATGCCGTATTTGAAGTACGGCGCAGCGTATTTGTTGACGAGCAGGGCGTCCCTGCTGCCAATGAATATGATGAATTTGAAGATACGGCCCAGCATCTGCTCGCCCTCAGCGATCAGGTGCCAGTAGGAGCAGGAAGAATACGAGTAGTGGGCGGTGCAGCCAAGCTGGAGCGCATATGCATTTTGGCAGAGTACCGCAAGCTCGGCATTGGTAAAATCATCGTCGAAGCGATGGAGCAAGCAGCCGCAGCCCAAGGACTTACTGCTGCCAAGCTAAATGCGCAAACCCATGCAGAAGGCTTCTACAGCAAACTGGGCTATCGCACGGTTTCGGAGATTTTTTTGGAGGAAGGCATGCCTCATGTCACGATGACCAAGCAGCTTGTATAA
- a CDS encoding aldolase catalytic domain-containing protein, translating into MNSKTSHCKIVDCTIRDGGLVNNWDFSVEFVQHLYKSLNDAGVDYMEIGYKNSPKLLKGAESAGPWRFLDDEFLRTVIPNKGTTKLSALVDVGRVDENDILPRSESLLDLIRVACYAKDVDKGLELVKLFSDRGYETTLNIMALSNVMENQLLEAFELINDSVVDVVYIVDSYGSLKPNDVSYLTEKFRKYLPNKRLGAHMHNNLQLAFANTLIAAEGGVELLDSSVYGMGRAAGNCNTELLVSQLQNPRYKTRPVLDMIEKYMIPLREKEEWGYIIPYMITGILDEHPRSAMALRDSEDKDKAVDFYDRMTTPELSHSK; encoded by the coding sequence ATGAATTCAAAAACAAGTCATTGTAAAATCGTCGATTGCACTATTCGCGATGGCGGATTAGTAAACAACTGGGATTTCAGCGTAGAGTTTGTCCAGCACTTGTACAAGAGCCTGAACGATGCTGGTGTTGATTATATGGAAATTGGCTATAAAAACTCGCCAAAGCTGCTCAAAGGCGCGGAAAGTGCAGGTCCTTGGCGTTTTCTGGATGACGAGTTTCTGAGAACCGTCATTCCTAACAAAGGGACTACGAAGCTGTCTGCACTCGTTGACGTAGGCCGTGTAGACGAGAATGATATTTTGCCGCGCAGCGAAAGCTTGCTCGATCTGATCCGTGTCGCTTGTTATGCGAAAGATGTGGACAAAGGTCTTGAGCTGGTTAAACTATTCAGTGACCGTGGCTATGAGACGACGCTGAACATTATGGCCTTGTCCAATGTAATGGAAAACCAACTGTTGGAAGCGTTCGAATTGATCAATGACAGCGTTGTTGATGTTGTGTACATCGTCGATTCCTACGGCAGCCTGAAGCCGAATGATGTAAGCTACTTGACGGAAAAGTTCCGCAAGTATCTTCCGAACAAACGTCTGGGCGCGCATATGCACAACAATTTGCAGCTAGCATTCGCTAATACGCTTATTGCTGCTGAGGGCGGCGTCGAGCTGCTGGATTCGTCCGTATATGGCATGGGCCGCGCAGCAGGCAACTGCAACACAGAGCTGCTCGTATCCCAACTGCAAAACCCAAGATACAAAACACGCCCGGTTCTCGATATGATCGAGAAATACATGATCCCGCTTCGTGAGAAGGAAGAGTGGGGCTATATTATTCCTTACATGATTACTGGTATTTTGGACGAGCATCCGCGTTCGGCAATGGCGCTTCGCGATTCCGAGGACAAGGATAAAGCGGTTGACTTCTATGATCGTATGACAACGCCAGAATTATCGCATAGCAAATAA